A genomic region of Papaver somniferum cultivar HN1 chromosome 7, ASM357369v1, whole genome shotgun sequence contains the following coding sequences:
- the LOC113293357 gene encoding lamin-like protein: protein MWNFALKLLFLIFIINTTTTTLVSATDHIVGANKGWNPGINYTIWANNHTFYVGDLISFRYTKNQYNVFEVNQTGYDNCTIEGATGNWSKGKDFILLDKAQRYYFICGTGGCFNGMKVTVLVHPLPSPPSSNNHTSADQKSAAATYQIVSWSSSLMVLVSLILPIWF, encoded by the exons ATGTGGAACTTTGCTCTCAAGCTGTTGTTTCTCATCTTTATAATCAACACCACCACTACTACTCTAGTTAGTGCTACTGACCACATTGTTGGTGCAAACAAAGGTTGGAATCCAGGAATCAACTACACCATTTGGGCTAATAACCATACTTTCTATGTTGGTGATCTCATTT CTTTCAGGTACACGAAAAATCAGTACAATGTATTTGAAGTGAACCAAACAGGTTATGATAACTGTACGATAGAAGGAGCAACAGGAAATTGGAGCAAAGGAAAAGATTTCATTCTTTTAGATAAAGCTCAACGTTATTACTTCATCTGTGGAACTGGTGGTTGTTTTAATGGAATGAAAGTTACTGTTCTTGTTCATCCACTCCCTTCTCCTCCTTCTTCAAATAATCATACTTCTGCTGATCAGaaatctgctgctgctacttATCAGATAGTTTCTTGGTCTTCTTCTTTAATGGTGTTGGTTTCTCTTATTCTTCCGATCTGGTTCTAA
- the LOC113295942 gene encoding F-box/kelch-repeat protein At3g06240-like, translating to MILPEEIQVNIFLRLPVNSILACRCVCKPLRVLLSKPEFIKSHLNRSIQKSNPRLMVDHFRHQEPSKNRTLHSIDYESMSSLSLTSTQQSVFDCGGAVVMNFPFEAEASLAWTKKREKAETIVVDIWGSCNGLICLGIRLSPEMEEEEDIVCIWNPATKEYKKISLPICDGYYSIRYGFGYDNSIDNYQLVSVTDYEYAGSFEIKVYTLGSDSWSTIRTPVPYSFPVDITHGLLFKGALHWLGTTTDQKSSAEVIVSFDVSSKRLLGLSFPERSLDYGVREFWTKQFTCTQLSLTRRLLCKPIWCLESGEILIQTDQDLVLYDQRNNTTRNVRICDDTMGSNLVTYVESIDSLKSGTYVEMPRSRRTKMKGAARSRKTMTRRATRH from the exons ATGATTCTACCGGAAGAGATTCAGGTAAATATCTTTTTAAGATTACCAGTGAATTCCATTTTAGCATGTAGATGTGTATGCAAGCCCTTGCGTGTTCTACTTAGTAAACCTGAATTTATCAAGAGTCACCTTAATCGTTCTATTCAAAAGAGTAACCCTAGGCTCATGGTAGATCATTTCCGGCACCAAGAACCTTCTAAAAACAGAACCCTTCACTCTATTGACTATGAATCAATGtcttcattatcattaacatcaaCACAACAGTCGGTATTTGATTGTGGAGGAGCCGTTGTGATGAATTTCCCCTTTGAAGCTGAGGCAAGCCTTGCATGGACCAAAAAAAGGGAAAAAGCGGAAACTATTGTAGTTGATATTTGGGGTTCCTGTAATGGCCTGATTTGCTTAGGCATCCGCCTGTCTCCTGaaatggaggaggaggaggatattGTCTGTATATGGAACCCTGCAACTAAAGAATATAAGAAAATATCATTACCCATATGTGATGGTTATTACAGTATAAGGTATGGGTTTGGTTACGATAACAGTATTGACAATTACCAGTTGGTGTCAGTTACGGATTATGAATATGCTGGCTCTTTCGAGATTAAAGTTTATACATTGGGTTCAGATTCATGGAGTACAATTCGGACCCCCGTCCCTTACTCGTTTCCTGTTGATATAACTCACGGTTTACTTTTCAAgggagctcttcattggttagGCACTACCACTGATCAAAAATCTTCGGCTGAAGTTATAGTTTCTTTTGATGTCAGTAGTAAGAGACTCCTGGGTTTGAGTTTTCCTGAAAGAAGTCTT GATTATGGAGTGAGAGAATTTTGGACCAAGCAATTCACGTGTACCCAGCTGTCATTGACCCGACGATTATTGTGTAAGCCGATATGGTGTCTGGAAAGTGGCGAGATTCTAATACAAACGGACCAGGATTTAGTTTTATATGATCAGAGGaataatacaactagaaatgTTCGCATCTGTGATGATACTATGGGAAGTAATCTAGTGACTTATGTGGAGAGCATAGATTCTCTTAAATCGGGTACGTATGTGGAGATGCCTAGGTCAAGGAGAACCAAGATGAAGGGTGCTGCTAGGTCAAGGAAAACCATGACGAGGCGTGCTACAAGACATTAA